The following coding sequences are from one Pocillopora verrucosa isolate sample1 chromosome 5, ASM3666991v2, whole genome shotgun sequence window:
- the LOC136276816 gene encoding uncharacterized protein isoform X1 produces MALEEDSSCFLFQNQRIVSVREGQIEKTLQMCQGNPLIIKGMAAILRQQIADDTRILETIEQPLAAEPQESGIPPAKESGERDVFNSEKEGIDKDQESCLRKLFFFVPSKQLKDSAISMSLFCRSFSVEAAAEVLEVDSSEAVIQLEGLRNSEVLTVDPDVKELTYDIHPLVRTFLRSIGSNQMMFVKVYEKAKTRFCKYFMSKMVHISGLLDKDYMNAFDNFDLDKPNFELALDISLKLDHLLIPKEHRESVMIFYLFEAMLDEKASKNIFNCWAEKVKEDGKEGSLLRAELKCHETLMVLKLEGWQRALTVARRAKELLSKVQKEIKSKESFRLTKSSYLFSRGEVYYRAGNMAKSLRILHKALKIMENILHSHTSTSRCLNAIGNCYNKLEEHDEAMKYYMRAYDIRRHLSGSMKHFDMPLFKRQIGTVYEGKKKFEKAIEYYKEALELAKELKIPGMVDIALYNQNIANAYCWLRNFEDAYQPAKNGYEIRKVILGRHPQTARSAFQMAQICRSLNGFNEAEEFYEEAWEIEKSLGQGNHSEVMVRIVESYEAILLKGKRKNQFRQEALDFYLRYWDEEKAFEGFEFSLANKRVIDSINERFSEFGDRQTQERCQKEALWFYEGAWNSPDTRKLPDTAREEILQTLCSLCAQLREKSKAEKYSNEAFSFHEKKWKRNKEGMSKQDRIAILTTLVHMATSQMKEKKKQKYESLLKEAKQSETLMGRMKEFLSSGAKVEQLSSEDDDDDNEVDIPSDDDDDLDSSSGSEEIPEASGQVHQSTIPEEDGEELESEQEQDPDRIKIRESKIAHESETWNLAEAGASITFNLGALTKSLTITCSLWSPAALSPPIGSNELLVSNVIELSHDGPPDLEFMENASGSINVALLHSASNFKGYEVVIKHLVDPQYNEWEDLETKNVWHSSVNSTVPNWTCPFAEAACSKTWFSTFAAVWRLKSFVFPKLTSETSEFICSLPDYPNVSVAIPWSSLPTDTDFSLTLKVQEAPTIDHNVGGMFVGPILHISCSHDVKLSAPAKISVPLVLTDGEIEPVELRSGQLKILHFTSTEKSQEWTDITDHMDIVLRNGIVTFQVKTFCRFWPWLIKTSASIPRKYASLLYERIMKRHVGFLACLCKDTVPSTYLLELFCFPQHLRSGVDNYISSRYFVTLRREETSQKPLSSGDETYVSLSNGFEVHGAGNAKDIVLKFLGDRRLQRSLLVSIKDPSDLRVHFLQGRERENSPMICQEPIIPRSPVQACRPSGFILPSSEIQRAQEMPRSNRNIQSSVDADSLHVHKKKLHVTLLATEWCSAKGGLSTINRVLAKQFSSSPNVKVTLFVPPFECECKEKDKAEAFKCDINIEEADGKMSNSTDPLNWLAFPPEKLHIDVVVGNGWKLGWQAEKIRRSHSCKWVQMVHTCPEELAMHKICDTPLSRGEEKHASEVSLCEKADLVVTIGPKLKEAFAKSLRHCEEEKSVLSITPGVFSEFECVKTSAADLEKFYILVFGRCDPKDLSIKGYDTAAKAVAILPSRSYHLTIMGATANNQRELVDILVSCGLPHCQFVVRKFCTDREHLVKLFSQFDLVLMPSRTEGFGLTGLEALSAGIPILVSGNSGFAEALRKVKFGELYIVEDFEDANEWAKKIKSIRQKERRLRFEEIRQLRTFYKEKYSWESQCQDLVATMTNMVYT; encoded by the exons ATGGCCTTAGAGGAAGATTCATCATGTTTTCTATTCCAGAATCAGAGAATTGTTAGCGTTCGAGAGGGTCAAATAGAGAAAACACTGCAGATGTGCCAAGGGAATCCCCTCATCATTAAGGGAATGGCAGCAATCTTGAGGCAACAAATAGCCGATGACACCAGGATTTTGGAAACGATTGAGCAGCCACTAGCAGCCGAGCCACAAGAGTCGGGAATACCACCAGCAAAGGAGAGTGGAGAGAGAGACGTATTCAACTCTGAAAAGGAAGGCATCGATAAAGATCAAGAAAGCTGTTTgaggaaattgtttttcttcgtGCCAAGTAAACAGTTAAAAGATTCTGCCATTTCGATGTCACTGTTCTGTCGCTCTTTCTCTGTCGAAGCAGCAGCCGAAGTCCTTGAAGTGGACTCGTCAGAAGCTGTTATACAACTAGAAGGTCTCAGGAATAGTGAAGTACTAACGGTAGACCCAGACGTGAAAGAACTTACCTATGACATTCACCCTTTGGTGCGAACATTTCTGAGAAGCATCGGTAGTAACCAAATGATGTTCGTCAAAGTTTACGAGAAGGCAAAAACCaggttttgtaaatatttcatgTCCAAAATGGTACACATTTCCGGGCTTTTGGACAAAGACTACATGAATGCCTTCGATAATTTTGATCTTGACAAACCAAACTTTGAACTTGCTTTggatatttctttaaagttGGACCATCTTCTTATCCCAAAAGAGCATCGTGAAAGTGTTATGATCTTTTATCTCTTCGAGGCCATGTTAGACGAAAAAGCAAgcaagaacatttttaattgCTGGGCCGAAAAGGTCAAGGAAGATGGAAAGGAAG GTTCCTTGCTTCGAGCAGAACTTAAATGCCACGAAACATTGATGGTTCTTAAACTTGAGGGATGGCAGAGAGCATTGACAGTCGCGAGGAGAGCGAAAGAGTTACTTAGCAAAGTGCAGAAGGAAATTAAGAGCAAAGAATCCTTTAGGTTGACCAAGAGTTCTTACCTGTTCTCTAGGGGTGAAGTTTACTATAGAGCTGGGAATATGGCCAAGTCACTGAGGATTTTGCACAAGGCGCTGAAGATAATGGAAAATATACTTCACAGCCACACAAGCACTTCAAGGTGCTTAAACGCCATTGGAAACTGCTACAACAAGCTAGAAGAACATGACGAGGCCATGAAATACTACATGAGAGCATATGATATCAGACGACACCTTTCTGgctcaatgaaacattttgacatGCCCCTCTTCAAACGACAGATCGGGACGGTttatgaaggaaagaaaaaatttgaaaaggcaaTCGAATACTACAAAGAGGCCTTAGAGCTCGCCAAGGAACTAAAAATTCCCGGCATGGTGGACATTGCGCTGTACAATCAAAACATTGCTAACGCGTACTGTTGGTTGAGAAACTTTGAAGACGCCTACCAACCTGCAAAGAACGGTTACGAGATCCGGAAGGTCATTTTGGGAAGGCACCCTCAGACTGCTCGAAGTGCTTTCCAAATGGCGCAGATTTGTCGAAGCTTGAATGGCTTTAACGAAGCGGAAGAGTTTTATGAAGAAGCATGGGAGATTGAGAAGTCTCTGGGCCAAGGAAACCACAGCGAGGTCATGGTCAGAATCGTTGAGAGCTACGAAGCGATCCTTCTcaaaggaaagaggaaaaatcAGTTTCGACAAGAAGCACTCGACTTTTATCTACGCTACTGGGACGAAGAAAAAGCCTTCGAAGGTTTTGAATTTTCTCTCGCCAACAAGAGAGTTATTGATTCAATAAACGAAAGGTTTAGTGAATTTGGCGACCGGCAAACACAGGAGAGATGCCAAAAAGAAGCTCTATGGTTTTATGAAGGCGCGTGGAATTCACCCGACACGAGAAAGTTACCAGACACCGCCAGAGAGGAAATTCTGCAAACTCTTTGCAGTCTCTGTGCCCAGCTTCGCGAGAAAAGTAAGGCCGAAAAGTACAGTAACGAAGCCTTTTCATTTCATGAAAAGAAGTGGAAAAGAAATAAGGAAGGGATGTCAAAGCAAGACAGAATCGCCATTCTCACCACTCTTGTACACATGGCTACATCAcagatgaaagagaaaaagaaacagaagtaTGAGAGTTTGTTGAAG GAAGCCAAACAGAGCGAAACCTTGATGGGAAGAATGAAAGAATTCCTTTCTTCAGGAGCAAAAG TTGAACAACTGTCCAGTGAGgacgatgacgatgacaatGAAGTTGATATTCCTtccgatgatgatgatgatctcGATAGTAGCAGTGGCAGCGAAGAGATTCCAGAGGCTAGTGGGCAAGTGCACCAATCAACAATTCCAGAAGAAGATGGCGAAGAATTAGAAAGTGAGCAGGAACAAGATCCAGATAGGATAAAGATACGCGA AAGTAAAATTGCACACGAGTCAGAGACCTGGAATCTTGCAGAAGCTGGTGCATCCATCACATTTAACCTCGGAGCGTTAACAAAGTCCTTGACCATAACATGTTCATTATGGAGCCCCGCAGCCCTCTCTCCGCCTATTGGTAGTAATGAGCTCTTGGTAAGCAATGTGATTGAACTGTCTCATGATGGCCCACCTGATCTGGaattcatggaaaatgcttCGGGAAGCATAAATGTGGCTTTGTTGCACAGTGCCTCTAACTTCAAAGGATACGAGGTGGTTATCAAGCATTTGGTTGACCCCCAATACAACGAGTGGGAGGATTTGGAGACAAAAAACGTTTGGCATTCGTCAG TAAATTCAACCGTTCCCAATTGGACGTGCCCTTTCGCTGAAGCTGCTTGCTCAAAAACGTGGTTTTCCACGTTTGCAGCAGTCTGGCGCCTCAAGTCTTTTGTCTTTCCTAAGCTTACGTCTGAGACCTCTGAGTTTATCTGTTCACTGCCAGACTATCCAAATGTTAGTGTTGCAATTCCATGGAGTTCTTTGCCTACCGATACAgacttttctttaactcttaag GTGCAAGAGGCGCCAACCATTGACCACAATGTAGGTGGAATGTTTGTTGGTCCGATTCTTCACATTTCGTGCTCACACGATGTGAAGCTGTCAGCGCCAGCAAAAATCAGCGTCCCGCTGGTACTCACGGACGGTGAAATAGAGCCAGTGGAGCTGCGTTCAGGTCAGTTGAAGATACTACATTTCACGTCAACAGAGAAATCACAAGAATGGACTGATATCACAGATCATATGGATATAGTCCTAAGAAATGGAATAGTGACGTTTCAAGTCAAAACTTTCTGCCG GTTTTGGCCCTGGTTGATAAAGACGTCCGCTAGCATTCCACGGAAATATGCCTCGCTCCTATACGAGAGAATCATGAAACGCCACGTTGGGTTTTTAGCTTGCTTATGCAAGGATACAGTACCCTCGACATACTTGCTGGAGTTGTTTTGTTTCCCGCAGCATTTAAGATCTGGAGTGGATAACTATATATCCTCAAGATATTTTGTGACTTTGCGTAGAGAAGAAACCTCGCAGAAACCTCTGTCGAGCGGTGATGAGACATatgtttctctttcaaatggATTTGAAGTGCATGGGGCGGGAAATGCAAAGGACATCGTCTTAAA GTTTCTTGGTGACAGACGTCTTCAGCGAAGTCTGCTCGTTAGCATTAAAGACCCGAGTGATCTGCGTGTCCACTTTCTGCAGGGCAGGGAGAGAGAGAATTCCCCAATGATATGTCAAGAGCCCATCATTCCAAGATCTCCAGTACAG GCGTGTCGTCCATCTGGGTTCATCCTTCCCTCATCAGAAATTCAAAGAGCTCAG GAAATGCCTCGGTCAAACCGAAACATTCAGTCCTCGGTGGACGCGGATTCACTTCACGTGCACAAGAAGAAATTACATGTCACTCTTCTAGCAACTGAATGGTGTTCGGCAAAGGGTGGTTTGTCTACTATAAACAGAGTGCTCGCCAAACAGTTTTCATCGAGTCCCAATGTAAAAGTCACTTTGTTCGTTCCTCCATTTGAATGTGAATgtaaggaaaaagacaaagcagAAGCTTTTAAATGCGATATTAATATTGAGGAAGCAGACGGAAAAATGTCTAACTCCACAGACCCCCTCAACTGGTTGGCATTTCCCCCGGAGAAACTCCACATAGACGTTGTTGTTGGTAATGGTTGGAAGCTTGGTTGGCAGGCAGAGAAAATCAGGAGAAGCCACTCCTGTAAGTGGGTACAGATGGTCCACACATGCCCCGAAGAACTTGCCATGCATAAAATCTGCGACACACCTCTCTCCAGAGGTGAAGAAAAGCATGCGTCGGAAGTTTCCTTGTGCGAAAAGGCCGATCTTGTTGTTACCATTGGACCCAAATTAAAGGAAGCTTTTGCTAAGTCCCTCCGCCATTGCGAAGAAGAAAAATCTGTGTTATCGATAACACCAGGTGTCTTTTCTGAATTTGAGTGTGTGAAAACCTCTGCTGCTGATTTGGAGAAGTTTtacattttagtttttggcCGTTGTGATCCAAAGGATTTGTCCATAAAAGGCTATGATACTGCGGCAAAGGCCGTTGCTATTTTACCCAGTAGGTCATATCACCTTACCATCATGGGTGCAACCGCTAACAATCAACGAGAGCTTGTTGATATTTTAGTCAGTTGTGGTTTACCGCATTGTCAGTTTGTTGTAAGAAAGTTTTGTACAGATCGGGAACACTTAGTAAAATTGTTTTCGCAGTTTGATCTCGTCCTCATGCCATCAAGAACAGAGGGGTTCGGTTTAACTGGCCTTGAGGCCTTGTCTGCTGGTATTCCCATTCTTGTGAGTGGAAACTCAGGATTTGCTGAAGCCTTGAGAAAAGTGAAATTTGGTGAATTGTATATTGTAGAAGATTTTGAGGATGCTAATGAATgggcaaaaaaaatcaaatccaTCCGACAGAAAGAGCGGCGATTGAGATTTGAAGAGATTCGACAACTAAGGACATTCTACAAAGAGAAGTATAGCTGGGAGAGTCAGTGTCAAGACCTTGTGGCGACAATGACAAACATGGTTTATA CTTAA